One genomic region from Haloterrigena gelatinilytica encodes:
- a CDS encoding bacterio-opsin activator domain-containing protein gives MDQRDELANAALETLPITVAVIDEDGEILLTNDTWRAFGPDGHRTDHVGVNYIATAKADADTDEYARRAVEGLEAIIDGERETFTMEYPCHSPERKQWFLMWAKRFHVSGELRVSVVHLDITERKLAEITVEETAAELREEHRALEHVLERVDGLLRDVTDAAVGATTREEIERSVCSRLADTDPYVLAWIGRVDVTNRRLSPREWAGAGDVPLEDETLVLASDESHPAVRALAEGEAQVVQDIDSFDDAGRWWPAGAGDRFQSVAALPLRYGDVTYGVLAVFADEPAAFSERELLVLDSLAGAISTAMNAIEARRMLATDAVVELELAIADPDLFVAALATELEAAVTFRGLTDEDGTPIAFFHADRAVDGAPDAAAIDGVTDVRILSTYDGGTLLEAALDDGIVRTISEHGGTVRRFETRGDPSRADRRSAVGDASVELTVDLPNGQAARSVYDLLERRYDAVELISYHETDRPRRTPGDVMARLESSLTDRQQTALRKAYYADYFEWPRNVSGEELAESMGISRSTFHQHLRTAQRKLLDELFDSADHASGLRGGETASNETSAE, from the coding sequence ATGGATCAGCGGGACGAACTTGCCAACGCCGCCCTCGAGACGCTCCCCATTACCGTCGCAGTCATCGACGAGGACGGAGAGATTCTGCTGACCAACGACACCTGGCGGGCGTTCGGTCCCGACGGTCACCGGACGGACCACGTCGGCGTCAACTACATCGCGACCGCGAAGGCGGACGCCGACACCGACGAATACGCCAGACGCGCGGTCGAGGGCCTCGAAGCGATCATCGACGGCGAGCGAGAGACGTTCACGATGGAGTACCCCTGTCACTCGCCCGAGCGAAAGCAGTGGTTCCTGATGTGGGCGAAGCGATTCCACGTTAGCGGGGAGCTCCGCGTCTCGGTGGTCCACCTCGATATCACCGAGCGCAAACTGGCCGAGATCACCGTCGAGGAGACCGCCGCGGAGCTCCGCGAGGAACACCGGGCGTTAGAGCACGTCCTCGAGCGCGTCGACGGCCTGCTCCGGGACGTCACCGACGCCGCCGTCGGCGCGACGACCCGCGAGGAGATCGAGCGCTCGGTCTGTTCGCGCCTCGCCGACACCGATCCGTACGTGCTCGCCTGGATCGGCCGCGTCGACGTCACGAACCGCCGCCTCTCGCCGCGCGAGTGGGCCGGCGCCGGCGACGTTCCCCTCGAGGACGAGACGCTCGTCCTCGCGTCGGACGAGAGCCACCCCGCCGTTCGGGCGCTCGCGGAGGGGGAAGCGCAGGTGGTTCAGGACATCGACTCGTTCGACGACGCGGGACGGTGGTGGCCGGCGGGCGCCGGCGACCGATTCCAGTCGGTCGCCGCGTTGCCGCTTCGCTACGGCGACGTCACGTACGGGGTGCTCGCGGTGTTCGCCGACGAGCCGGCGGCGTTCTCGGAGCGCGAACTGCTCGTCCTCGACTCGCTCGCCGGGGCGATCTCGACCGCGATGAACGCGATCGAGGCGCGTCGGATGCTCGCGACCGACGCCGTCGTCGAACTCGAGCTCGCGATCGCGGACCCCGACCTGTTCGTCGCGGCGCTGGCGACCGAACTCGAGGCGGCGGTCACCTTCCGAGGGCTGACCGACGAGGACGGGACGCCGATCGCGTTCTTCCACGCCGACCGCGCCGTCGACGGCGCCCCGGACGCGGCGGCGATCGACGGCGTCACCGACGTTCGAATCCTGTCGACGTACGACGGCGGGACGCTCCTCGAGGCCGCCCTCGACGACGGTATCGTGCGGACGATCTCCGAACACGGAGGGACGGTTCGACGGTTCGAGACCAGGGGGGATCCATCGCGGGCCGATCGGCGGAGCGCCGTCGGCGACGCGAGCGTCGAACTCACCGTCGACCTCCCGAACGGGCAAGCCGCGCGCTCGGTCTACGATCTGTTAGAGCGGCGGTACGACGCGGTCGAGTTGATCAGCTACCACGAGACCGATCGCCCCAGGCGAACGCCGGGGGACGTGATGGCTCGGCTGGAGTCGTCGCTGACCGATCGCCAGCAAACGGCGCTTCGGAAGGCGTACTACGCCGATTACTTCGAGTGGCCCCGCAACGTCTCCGGCGAGGAACTCGCCGAGTCGATGGGCATCTCCCGCTCGACGTTCCACCAGCACCTCCGGACCGCACAGCGGAAGCTGCTGGACGAACTGTTCGATAGCGCGGACCACGCGAGCGGGCTGCGAGGCGGTGAAACCGCCTCGAACGAGACGAGCGCGGAGTAG
- a CDS encoding DUF7283 family protein: protein MDWETPVDAWYVWLGASIVSLALAGVVLALPTGPPPDAEGATNAIEETTASSYEAASTLEHDADAIRIDGKTVALRNEHGVSRSSLAYGQVVVVNGDERLERLVYGESFATVFESELEDADANAAAAFMDRVADVDEETAGEWLTASDELTVRQVAVEPDEPPEVRVQGADHERSILDGRRSLPKELAATYEGDETQTVAYTVTGTAPIEPGVVAPHEYATVGYEAEWTTTHADSDTVRTDLDSHLVDGERIEGTRSPGTDTERPDEEFWIGVYPLTVTAEFGSETCETTLESATTVDSVCPTVTATDERAAELDWIERNDETGNYHATLAVV from the coding sequence ATGGACTGGGAGACACCCGTCGACGCCTGGTACGTGTGGCTGGGCGCCAGTATCGTCAGCCTCGCTCTCGCCGGCGTCGTCCTCGCCTTGCCGACGGGACCGCCGCCCGACGCCGAGGGCGCGACGAACGCGATCGAGGAGACGACCGCGAGCAGCTACGAAGCGGCGTCGACCCTCGAGCACGACGCCGACGCGATCAGAATCGACGGGAAGACGGTCGCGCTGCGCAACGAACACGGGGTCAGTCGCTCGAGTCTCGCGTACGGCCAGGTCGTCGTCGTCAACGGCGACGAGCGGCTCGAACGCCTCGTCTACGGCGAGTCGTTCGCGACGGTGTTCGAGTCGGAACTCGAGGACGCGGACGCGAACGCGGCGGCCGCGTTCATGGACCGCGTCGCCGACGTCGACGAAGAGACCGCCGGCGAATGGCTGACCGCTTCGGACGAGCTAACCGTTCGACAGGTCGCCGTCGAGCCCGACGAGCCGCCGGAGGTACGAGTCCAGGGCGCCGACCACGAGCGCTCGATACTCGACGGCCGTCGTTCCCTCCCGAAGGAACTGGCCGCTACGTACGAAGGTGACGAGACGCAGACGGTCGCGTACACCGTGACCGGTACTGCTCCGATCGAGCCCGGCGTCGTAGCGCCACACGAGTACGCGACCGTCGGCTACGAGGCGGAGTGGACGACGACTCACGCGGACTCCGATACCGTCCGAACGGATCTCGATTCACACCTCGTCGACGGGGAGCGGATCGAAGGGACCCGGTCACCGGGTACCGATACCGAACGCCCCGACGAGGAGTTCTGGATCGGCGTCTACCCGCTCACCGTTACCGCGGAGTTCGGTTCGGAAACGTGTGAAACGACTCTCGAGAGCGCGACGACCGTCGATTCCGTCTGTCCGACCGTCACCGCCACCGACGAGCGCGCGGCCGAACTGGACTGGATCGAACGAAACGACGAGACGGGGAACTACCATGCCACGCTCGCGGTCGTCTAG
- a CDS encoding DUF7285 family protein: MPRSRSSRGQTEPVAALVAVVVMVIALGLYSGFLTDVLGDRTDRSPEASAIDRIWADVSHGGTVAVHRPTGLDDVEPDSLPQGRNVHVEITAVTDGGDREVVATEQFGTDGTPVADPEGPPADGSGIETGVAERPVPVEVAPGDVRGGTLRVEVWAP; the protein is encoded by the coding sequence ATGCCACGCTCGCGGTCGTCTAGGGGCCAGACGGAGCCGGTGGCGGCGCTCGTTGCGGTCGTCGTCATGGTGATCGCGCTCGGCCTCTACAGCGGCTTCCTCACCGACGTCCTCGGGGACCGAACCGACCGCTCGCCCGAGGCGTCCGCGATCGATCGGATCTGGGCCGACGTCTCTCACGGCGGCACCGTTGCGGTCCATCGACCGACCGGGCTGGACGACGTCGAACCGGATTCGCTCCCCCAGGGACGGAACGTCCACGTCGAGATCACTGCGGTGACCGACGGCGGCGATCGGGAGGTCGTCGCGACGGAACAGTTCGGGACGGACGGGACGCCGGTCGCCGACCCGGAGGGGCCCCCCGCCGACGGGTCCGGGATCGAGACCGGCGTGGCGGAACGGCCCGTTCCCGTCGAAGTCGCCCCCGGCGACGTTCGCGGCGGCACCCTTCGAGTGGAGGTGTGGGCCCCGTGA